A region of the Lycium barbarum isolate Lr01 chromosome 1, ASM1917538v2, whole genome shotgun sequence genome:
ATAAAACTTGATTTTCCACCTCATTTCCACCGAAACAGCTCATTAGGAAAACTCATGGTGGAACAGGTTCCCATTGAAACACTAGAAAACTTCATAATTTTTTCGTATGAAAACACTAGTATTATTTAGGATTTTCCCACCAACATTCAATGAGAACAGCCACAGAACATTTTTCAGTGCGAAATTTCAGTGAGAACATAGGGATTTTTTATTAGTGATATATTCATAGAGTTAACTTATATGCAGACAGTGTATTAGAAATGTAATTTAAAATGTAGTATATATAAAAGGTTGCTTGTCTTATTTGATAGGTCTCTTatagttaattcacgaaaataaATGTTGTTGTCTGATTTATGAATGTCAATTAGACTTCGCAACAGGAAATAACTAATTCAGAAAAATTGAGTTGAAACTTAgatgaaataataaaaaatatgaaAAGTAAATTAACGTACATAGAGAGGAAAAATTATCATTATTTAGTCTCTGATCTGTACAATATCAACCATATAAAAAATGTTAAAATTTTGGAAATAGCTAGTATGTTTTACATAATGGTTTAAGATAGTACTTTTGGGGGCTTTAGTATTGAGGCCCGAAAGGCAAGGATTGGAAGAATTATTGGCACAAAGTTTCTAACCTCCATCACTCCATATGTGTCTTTCTAAACCTTAATCTAATTTTTCTTTTGTAACTTTGGTTGTTTCAATTCTTTAGATTTGCATTAGGAATTCATATCTACCAACAAATTAAATGCAGGTATGATATGGAGGGTCATTTAGTACATGAAACACGCGATGGAAAGAAGATTGCTGTCATTGGATTCGTCTACGAGATTGGATTATGCCCTGATTTGTTTCTATCCATAGTAAACACAAATTTGTTTTGTAACACTATCAGTATAATTTGACCAATTTTATTTTTCAGATTCTTGATATTATTTACATTTAATCACAGATAGAGAAGGATTTAAGAGCTCTTGCTGATAAAAAAGATGCAGAAAGACACATTGGAATAATTGATCCAAATCTAATAAAATTGGATGGCCAAAATTATTATAGGTATAATGGCTCTCTAACAACACCACCTTGCACAGAAGAGGTTGTCTGGACTATTGATGGAAAGGTACGTAATCAAATTCGCCCGTCTTTTTATTAGGAAAATTGAACACATGATTAAGAAATTAAAATTAACTAGGAACTTCATTGCTAATCCGTCATTAAATTGCTCATAGataatataattttttaattattcatGTTAATTCATCGCTAACTAGGATTGCGAAGAATTTTTCTATTTAGCCACAGAGAAGTTGTCCCTGGCTAAtataaatacttccattttggttTCATTATTGTCATTTTGCTTTTTCAATTGCTCAGGTTAAAACTGTAACGAGAAGACAAATGGAATTGCTTCAAGATGCTGTTCATGATGTGAGTTGCTTACGCCCATAATTTTAGCAATATGATCTTCTTTCTAATTATACTATCATCTCTCAGAGAGGATCTGTTCATGATGtggacataaaaaaaaaaatatatatattgtctactttttttctttcaaaaacttaTTTGGTTATATATTGTGTCCATTCACTTCAAACTTGAATACTTTttcaagtaaaatgcatgtctaacttcaacttcaaatatcatttttcaatttaaatatatcaagaataggagaattattaccttatatgcccagaactactcttcttccatCTTAGTTTACTTTGAAGAAATCATTTCTATTAGTCTATATATTGGTTTTATGTCCAATCACCCACTAATTTTTCATGAAAGTTTTTTCAACcccaaaaaaattatatttagCTTTTATTTACAATTTGTTTGACTCGAAAAATGTGGTTTTCAATTAAAAACTCAAGAATCTACATTCTTTTTTTGAAGAGTCTACTTGTAAATATATATAACAACAAAGATAATGTTTTCTTGACTTTTTGTTCTCATGTTTAACACAGGAATTTGAAACCAACGCTAGACCAATTCAGCCATTAAATGGACGTCCTATCAAATTCAACAAACCTTGGCCTTTTAGCTTAGGGAGTTCTTATTAAACTCCCCAAAACGTATTTCTGTCTTTCTTTGATAAGGgtcctgccccccccccccccccccccccaactacAAAGTCTTTATTCCTATTTGTCTATTGTACTACTAGTACACGATGATAATAATTGTCTTTAGAACTAGGAATaaatatgatattatgataataTGATTGTATCGTGAGATCTCATTGAATACATGGTATCAGTAATAAAATACACGGTATTAATTTGTTTGTATGTTAAAAGTCGGATGTAATTCAAAGGGACGAATTTGTTTACTTTTTTGAGGTTTGAATTTGGGTCGCAATTGTTCCAGCATCCCACAAGGAAAATAATACAGCATTACGTGTGTAGGCACGTGGATTTATATGTACttcatagtgaaattaattagcAAAATCCATCGTCAACTTTGCATAACATAAAGAGGAAATTTCAACTTTTGGAGTAGATTTTTGGATAAACAGGGCACATTTTAAATTCTCCCATAACGTGGAAAACCTTCAGTCAATGGTAGTAAAACAGAGGAGTTTTCACACCTGGATATAAAATCTACTTCCTTCGATTCATTTTACTGTCATGTTTTTTTTTGCACGTCCTTTGAAAACATTAATTAAAAGATTAATTTAACTACATTATTCCTATATATAAGTGAGGATACAAATTTTTTATAGTCCTTACAGGATCAAAATAGTAatttctttctttgatgatttGGACTAGATACATCCCTACACGTGTTGTTGGTGTTGACTTTTCTTGCATGCTTCCATTTTGTCCCcatcttttcttttaaaatcagACCCAGTTAGGCCCCCTTATTGAGTTAGCTTTTGCATTATTTGGGTTATACATTTTGGCCTTTGCTTCTTTAATGAGCTTATACGTATGTTTATAAAGATTTGTTCTAAATTAAGTTTCAGGTATG
Encoded here:
- the LOC132604822 gene encoding bifunctional monodehydroascorbate reductase and carbonic anhydrase nectarin-3-like isoform X1; protein product: MNMEAISKILFISLLFLSSAFLARSGEVDDESEFSYDENAKNGPANWGDIHPNRWGTCKNGTMQSPIDLLDKNVEVVSNLGMLQRYYKPSKATLLNRGHDVMLRWDDGGFLKINGIQYQLKQVHWHTPSEHTIDGKRYDMEGHLVHETRDGKKIAVIGFVYEIGLCPDLFLSIIEKDLRALADKKDAERHIGIIDPNLIKLDGQNYYRYNGSLTTPPCTEEVVWTIDGKVKTVTRRQMELLQDAVHDEFETNARPIQPLNGRPIKFNKPWPFSLGSSY